A genomic segment from Ptychodera flava strain L36383 chromosome 23 unlocalized genomic scaffold, AS_Pfla_20210202 Scaffold_23__1_contigs__length_28996876_pilon, whole genome shotgun sequence encodes:
- the LOC139123592 gene encoding zinc finger protein 280D-like — translation MTHIKNHLDKEKQENLTLNDIINCDHCGKRFITPFELQCHIEKSHIRSSELKCRICDITLDSRSMLYAHLQSKHPPLQMPYSCPICGFRSSVLEDTIDHFKAKHEGIKRILCTHCLKASGDANAYLRHCQKHQTKSGNIRCKKCRLMFITPLDLKTHMNHDHERFPVVKSSKKQSSPVTVKSELPATAVKVAEVAAPIAPSDSYSQYKKKKKQVKGDARKGTLESYSLNDWKASFDKSRKNDVHRCSECGTEISSLSSHFATFLKCSHCTYRTYCGLSFSNHMIKFHRSGGKTPALHPVTRLSDSVLQCLRCNYVTESGSAMAGHVMTCVNGPTEVEGFKHHTRPRRQDEMSLSSSNSNSPNPSKPRESFEKTIFEDDPLLDEVSSDNIHASVSNIIDRLFGTDEDTSGAAARETLIEPQHLAATEGALHIATSDDAEVTEKPGEDSSMEDRETNNATLAADSTSQSSDSTVHDKPSEDVSGDAESTERDDLDVAAKEGAVIGDRDAAEGMVSPDDESPDDVSRQDDRQVEGAVIEDNNSTEKAVIEDGKPTESADTKDNDPTGEAVVGDEKSTEGALTQDSKLAEETAPESNVSSEGDINQDDNSPMDVSAGESPEVSEMTEEKSTEAAIMEADKPTEVDSQDESVEGAVDHDIQRGSNSEVGEGGQSVSDGEEMAEATVERASDEESDTNEKPVDEEMAEATEHDDEVLASSETDTRERDSSKTTEGNDCHDANQSGNAAASNDDGDGNEDADNSNESFITAPERSPANSETENTAEEMVDDADAGSRCGSVQEEDEDEFVIPDGTTFDIEDDAEESQEDDDDEMKEERNDDEREDDKEKEEVAGEADDE, via the coding sequence ATGACCCACATTAAGAACCACTTAGACAAGGAAAAGCAGGAGAACCTTACCCTGAACGATATCATCAATTGCGATCACTGCGGAAAACGTTTCATCACGCCCTTTGAACTCCAGTGCCACATTGAAAAATCGCACATCCGGAGTTCGGAGCTGAAGTGTCGCATTTGTGATATCACTCTTGACAGTAGATCAATGCTGTACGCCCATCTGCAAAGTAAGCATCCACCCCTGCAAATGCCGTACTCTTGCCCCATTTGTGGATTCCGTTCGTCCGTTCTGGAAGACACCATCGACCATTTCAAAGCGAAGCATGAAGGCATCAAGCGTATCCTTTGCACGCACTGTCTCAAAGCGAGCGGAGACGCGAACGCCTATCTCCGCCACTGTCAAAAACATCAGACCAAGAGCGGGAACATCCGGTGCAAGAAATGTAGGCTCATGTTCATTACACCTTTGGATCTTAAAACCCATATGAACCATGACCACGAGAGGTTTCCTGTTGTCAAATCGTCCAAGAAGCAGAGCTCTCCTGTTACGGTGAAATCTGAATTACCAGCCACTGCTGTCAAAGTTGCAGAGGTGGCGGCACCGATAGCCCCAAGTGACAGTTACAGTCAGtacaagaagaaaaagaaacaagTGAAAGGAGATGCAAGGAAAGGTACATTAGAGAGCTATAGTTTGAACGACTGGAAGGCGTCATTTGATAAGAGTAGAAAGAACGACGTTCATCGTTGTAGTGAGTGCGGTACTGAAATCTCGTCCCTGTCGTCACATTTTGCAACATTCCTGAAATGTTCACACTGCACCTATCGCACATACTGTGGACTCTCGTTCAGTAATCACATGATCAAATTCCATCGTTCCGGCGGAAAAACGCCAGCGttacacccagtaacaagactGTCGGACTCGGTACTCCAGTGCCTGCGATGTAACTATGTGACCGAATCAGGCTCTGCCATGGCTGGTCATGTGATGACGTGCGTCAATGGGCCGACTGAAGTTGAAGGATTCAAACACCATACCAGGCCACGTCGGCAAGACGAAATGAGCTTGTCATCTTCAAACAGCAATAGCCCAAACCCAAGTAAGCCTCGTGaatcatttgaaaaaacaattttcGAAGACGACCCCCTACTAGATGAGGTCTCTTCAGACAATATCCATGCATCAGTTTCCAACATAATTGACCGTCTCTTCGGTACAGATGAAGATACGAGTGGCGCCGCTGCAAGGGAAACATTAATTGAGCCTCAACACTTAGCAGCcacagagggcgctcttcacATCGCGACATCGGATGATGCAGAAGTCACTGAGAAACCAGGAGAAGATTCTTCAATGGAAGACAGGGAGACCAACAATGCAACTCTGGCTGCTGATTCAACATCACAGTCATCAGACAGTACAGTCCACGATAAGCCGTCGGAGGATGTCTCTGGAGATGCTGAATCGACTGAGAGGGACGATTTAGATGTTGCGGCAAAAGAGGGCGCTGTCATTGGAGATCGTGATGCAGCAGAGGGCATGGTGTCTCCAGATGATGAATCCCCTGATGACGTTAGCCGTCAAGATGATAGGCAagtagagggcgctgttatTGAAGATAACAATTCAACAGAGAAGGCTGTTATTGAAGATGGAAAGCCAACAGAAAGCGCCGATACCAAAGATAACGACCCAACAGGGGAAGCTGTCGTTGGAGATGAAAAGTCAACAGAGGGCGCACTCACACAAGACAGTAAGTTGGCAGAGGAAACGGCTCCTGAAAGTAACGTATCCTCAGAGGGTGATATTAATCAGGATGATAATTCACCGATGGATGTTTCGGCTGGCGAGTCACCAGAAGTATCAGAGATGACAGAAGAAAAGTCAACAGAGGCAGCCATTATGGAAGCTGACAAGCCAACAGAGGTTGATTCCCAAGATGAgtctgtagagggcgctgttgatCACGATATTCAAAGGGGGTCAAATTCAGAGGTCGGTGAAGGTGGACAATCAGTCAGTGATGGTGAAGAGATGGCAGAAGCGACAGTTGAAAGAGCCTCTGATGAAGAGAGCGATACCAATGAGAAACCAGTCGATGAAGAAATGGCTGAAGCGACAGAGCATGATGATGAAGTTTTGGCAAGCAGTGAGACTGATACACGGGAACGTGATTCATCGAAGACAACAGAAGGCAATGACTGCCATGATGCAAATCAGAGCGGTAATGCAGCTGCATCGAATGATGATGGGGACGGGAATGAAGATGCCGACAATAGCAATGAAAGTTTCATCACGGCTCCGGAAAGATCACCCGCGAATTCTGAAACGGAAAACACTGCTGAGGAAATGGTTGATGACGCCGACGCTGGAAGTAGATGCGGCAGTGTCCAGGAAGAGGATGAAGATGAGTTCGTTATTCCTGATGGAACGACGTTTGATATCGAGGATGATGCGGAGGAATCACAGGAAGATGACGATGATGAAATGAAGGAGGAAAGAAATGACGATGAACGAGAGGATGATAAGGAAAAGGAAGAAGTGGCTGGTGAAGCAGATGACGAATAA